In Amycolatopsis sp. FBCC-B4732, the genomic stretch TCGTTGACCTCCTGCTCGACCTCGGTCAGCACATCCGCCGAGACCGAGCCCGGGGTGGTGAAGTCGAACCGCATGCGGCCCGGCGAGTTCAGCGAGCCCGCCTGCGCCGCGCGCTTGCCGTACGCGCCGCGGACGGCCGCGTGCACCAGGTGCGTCGCGGAGTGCGAGCGCTCGATGGACAGGCGGCGGTGCGCGTCGACCGAGCCGGTGACCTTGGAGTCCAGGCCGACCTCGCCGTCGACCACCTCGACGCGGTGCACGAAGAGGCCGGGGACGATCTTCTGGACGTCCAGGACCTTCAGCTCGACGCCGTCGCCCAGCAGCACGCCGGTGTCGGCGACCTGGCCACCGCTCTCGGCGTAGAACGGCGTGCGGTCGAGGACCAGCTCCGCCTTCTTGCCCGCGGCGACGCTGCGGACCGGCTGCCCGTCTTCGAGCAGCGCCACGACCTTCGCCTCGGCCTGCAGGTCGGTGTAGCCGAGGAACTCGGTCTCGCCGTGCTGCTCCAGGACCTTCCGGTACTCCGAGAGGTCGCCGTGGCCGGTCTTGCGGGCCGCCGCGTCCGCCTTCGCGCGGGTGCGCTGCTCGTTCATGAGCGTGCGGAAGCCGTCCTCGTCGACGGTCAGGCCCTGCTCGGCCGCCATCTCGAGGGTCAGGTCGATCGGGAAGCCGTAGGTGTCGTGCAGCTGGAACGCCTTGTCGCCGGCGAGCACGTCGCCGCCGCCGCGCTTGGTCTCCTCGGCCGCCATGTCGAAGATGCGCGAGCCGCTGGTCAGGGTCGAGAGGAAGGCCTCCTCCTCGATCCGGACGACCTCGTTGATCCGGTCGAAGCCGCTGACGAGCTCCGGGTAGGTCGGGCCCATGGTGTCGCGCACGACGCTCGCGAACGACTGCAGCACCGGCTCGTGCACGCCCAGCAGGCGCGAAGACCGGATGATGCGGCGCAGGAGGCGGCGCAGCACGTAGCCGCGGCCGTCGTTGCCCGGGGTGACACCGTCGCCGATCAGCAGCACGCCGGTGCGGGCGTGGTCGGCGATGACGCGGAAGCGGACGTCGTCGGCGTGGTTCGAGCCGTAGCGGCGGCCGGAGAACTCCTCCGCGCGGCCGATGACCGGACGCACGAGGTCGGTCTCGTAGACGTTCTCGACGCCCTGCAGGATCGTCGCGACGCGCTCGACGCCCATGCCGGTGTCGATGTTCTTCTTCGGCAGCTCGCCGATCGGCTTGTGCCCGAGCTTGGGGCTCAGCTCGCCGCGGACGTCCTGCATGAAGACGAGGTTCCAGATCTCGATGTAGCGGTCCTCGTCCGCGACCGGGCCGCCCTCGCGGCCGTACGCCGGGCCGCGGTCGTAGTAGATCTCGGAGCACGGGCCGCCGGGACCGGGCACGCCCATGTCCCAGTAGTTGTCCTTGCCGTCGCGCGACTGGATCCGCTCGCCGGGCAGGCCGGTGAGCTTGCGCCACAGGCCCGCGGCCTCGGAGTCGTCCTCGTAGACCGTCGCCCAGATGCGGTCCGGGTCGAGGCCGTAGCCGCCTTCGCTCTGGGGCTTGGTGATCAGCTCCCAGGCGTTCTCGATGGCGCCTTCCTTGAAGTAGTCGCCGAAGGAGAAGTTGCCTGCCATCTGGAAGAACGTGTTGTGCCGGGTGGTCTTGCCGACCTCGTCGATGTCCGGCGTGCGGACGCACTTCTGCACGGAGGTCGCGCGCGGGTACGGCGGCGGCGCCTCACCGAGGAAGTACGGCTTGAACTGCACCATGCCGGCGTTGACGAACAGCAGGTTCGGGTCGTCGAGGATCAGCGGCGCGCTGGGCACGCGCGTGTGGCCCTTGCTCTCGAAATGGCGCAGGAAGCGATCGGTGATTTCGTGTGTGTCCACGGGTCAGGTCCTTGTGCTGGTGGTGCAGAACGGGGTCGGACGGCGGCGGCGGAAGGGTTCCGGGCAGGCCCGGATCAGCCCTCCGCCCGGCGAGCTCGCCGGACCGGGCGCCGCGCGGCGGCGGCGTGCCGTCCTTCGGCGCGGGGTGCCGAGACACCCGAGCGCTCCTCGACCATGTCGTGCAACTCCTGCTCCCGCTCGTTCATGCCCGCGCGCACTTCGGCGCCGAACGAACCCACGGCGCCGGCCAGCTCGCGCACGGCCTCGCCCAGGTTCGATGCTAGCCCCGCCGGGGTGGCCTGACGAGCGGTTTCGGCGGCCTTGCGGGACAGCGCGACGCCGGCGACCACGCCGACGCCGAGCCAGAACAGCCGCCTCATTTGCCGGCCTTCTTCGCGGCCTTCAGCGCGTTCTTCTTCTTGCGCGCGCGGATCGCCTTGCTCAGGCCGTAGGACAGCGCCGCGGTCTTGACCAGCGGGCCGCCCAGCGTCGCGGTGAACACCGACGTCAGCGCGGAGACGTTGCCGGTGACGGCCTGCGCGTTCGACGTGATGCCGTCGACCCGCTCCAGCTGCGTGTTCACGTGCGTGATCGTCTGGTTCGCGCCGATCAGCAGCGGGTCGGTGTTGCTGTTGGTGCGCTCGATCGCTTCCGTGGCCGCGTCCAGCGTCTTGCCGAGCTTGATCAGCGGGATCGCCAGCAGGACGACCAGCACCACGAATGCTCCTGCGGCGATCAACGCGGCGATCTGCCCTGCCGACACGGGCCCTCCTCGGTTCACGGTTCTCGGGTGCTGGTGAGGTTACCGCCTGGCCGGGTCCCCGACCGTGTCACCCCGCCGGGCCCGGAAAACGCCTCGCGCCGGGCCGCCGCGGGGCGGTACACCTGGGCGGTGGCCCACGACGACGGACCAGGCAGGCGGGTGCTCGCCGGACCGGGCGGCGAGGCGGCCGACGTGCTCGCCGCGTTGCCCGGCGCCGACCTGACCACGGTCCAGCTGGAGGTGGCGCGCCGCCGCGCGGCCCGGCTGAGCGGACCGGACGTGCTGCGCCGGCACCGGGCCGACCGGTTCGTGGCGCCGAGCCCGCTGCCGGCCGGGCCGCTGCGGCGGGTGGAGGACACCCTGCTGGCGGCCGCGTCCGGGTTCGACCCGGTCACGCTCTCGCCGCTGACCCCGCTCGGGACGCACTCGGCGGTGACCGGCCTGGCGCAGCACCGGGTCGTGCCGACCGGCCGCGGCACCGAGGTCGCCGCGGACCCCACGACGGGACTGGCCCTGGAAGCGGCCGTCCGGCGCACCGGTCCCGATCCGGTCCGCCTGGCGGCGGTACAGCGGGTGGTACGCGCCCAGCAAGCCGGCGCGGGGCTGTTCTCGCTCTTCTCGCTGTTCGGCGCGGTGACGGCGGGCCGGGACACCGGCAACCTCGGCTTCGAGCGGGAGCACGCCGCCGAGCACGCCCGGCTGCCGGCCGCGGGGTGCCGGGCGCTGGGTGCCTCGGAGGTCTCGCTCGGCGTCACGGTGCTGGACCCGCGGTTCGGAGGCCTGCTCGACGACGCCGGGGTGCCGGTCCACCCGTTCCCGGACCGCGAAGGCGGCCCGGGCGGGTACTACGAAGGCCTCTGCTTCAAGGTGTACGCAACGCGAAGGAGCGGCTGATGACGAGCGGCCTGGGTGTGGACCGCCTGGCGACGCTCCTCTAACGCTCCTTCAGCACCGCGCGGTAGAGGGCCGCCATGTCCTCGTCGCCGTGGCCCGCTTCGACGGCCGCCTCCAGGTGCGCGAGGACCGCCCTCGCGCCCGCCATGTCGACGTCGTCGCCCGCGGCCGCCACCACCAGGCGCGCGTCCTTCGCCGCCAGCCCGGCCGGGAACGACGCCGGGTAGTCGCCCGCCAGCATCGCGCCGCCCTTGACGTGCGCGTAGCCGACGTCGAGTCCGCCGCCCGAGATCGTCTCCAGGAACAGCGCGGGGTCGAGGCCCAGCGCCTTGGCCAGGCCGAGGCTCTCCGCAGTCGCGTTGGTGAGCGCCAGCACCCAGGCGTTCATCACCAGCTTCAGCCGGCTGCCCCCGCCCGCCGGCCCGAGCCACTGGGTCTTGATCCCGACCGCGTCGAACACCGGGGTGGCCTTCGGCCGGGCTTCCTCGGGACCGGACGCCAGGACCTGCAGCTGCGCCTGCTCGGCGGGCCGGCGGGTGCCGAGCACGGGGGCGTCGACGAACACGACGCCGGCCTTTTCCGCGGCCGCGGCCAGGCGGTCGGTCCAGTCGAGGCCGACCGTGCTCATCTGCAGCCACAACGTCCCCGAGGCGGGCGAAGCGGCTTCGAACGCTTCGGCCACGGCGGGTCCGTCGGCGAGCATCGTGACGAGGATGTCCGCGCCCTCGGCCGCTTCCGCCGCCGAACCGGCGACGGTGGCGACGTCGGCGAGGGGTTCGGCCTTGGCCCGGGTCCGGTTCCAGACCCGGACGTCCAAGCCCGCCTTCGCGATGTTGGCCGCCATCGGCGCGCCCATGATTCCGGTTCCGAGAAACGCGACGCTCATGCCCTCATCGTGCCCGGAAAGCGCGCTCAGTAATCGCCCAGCAGGCAGAACGGGTGGCCGGCCGGGTCGGCGTAGACGCGCCAGCCGCGGCCGCCGAGGTCCGGGTCGAGGAGGCGGCCGCCGTGCTGCAGCACGCGGCGGTGGGACTCGCGGAAGTCGTCGACCTCGAAGTCGAGGTGGAACTGCTGCGGGAAGCCCGGGTCCGGCCAGCGCGGCGGCCGGTAGTCGAAGGACCGCTGGAAGCCCAGGACCAGCCCGTCGAGGTGCAGGGTCGCGAAGTCTTCGTCGACCCGCCACCGCGGATCGGGCCGGTCCACCTCGCCGCCGGCCAGAGCCTGGTAGAAGCGGGCGAGCACGACCGGCTCCGGGCAATCCAGGACGATGCACTGCAGCGTCGCGGGCACGGGTTCGCCTCCTGCGGTCACCGGGACCCGGATCCGGCTCCCGTCGAGGCGCGAAGCTTACGAAACCCGATGATCTTGGACGCCCCGGCCCGTCCGGTGATCAACCACCCGGGTTTTGTTCCGCCGCGGTCACTTTTCCCCGCGGATCGTCCGGCGCAGCTTCGGGACGCGCTCGGCGAGCGTCCGCTCCGCGCCGCGCTGGGTGGGCTCGTAGTAGTCGCGGCCCACCAGCTCGTCCGGCGGGTACTGCTGCGCCAGCACGCCCTCCGGGACGCCGTGCGGGTAGCGGTACCCCTGCGCGTTGCCGAGCTTCTTGGCGCCCGCGTAGTGGCCGTCGCGCAGGTGCGGCGGGACGGTGCCGGCGAGACCCGCGCGGACGTCGGCCAGCGCGGCGTCGATGCCCGTGATGACCGCGTTCGACTTGGGCGCGGTGGCCAGGTGGATCGTCGCCTGGGCCAGCGCGAGCCGGCCTTCCGGCATGCCGATGAACTGGACCGCGTGCGAGGCCGCGACCGCCGCCTGCAGGGCCGTCGGGTCGGCCATCCCGATGTCCTCGCTGGCGTGCACGACCAGCCGCCGGGCGAGGAACCGCGGGTCCTCCCCCGCCTCGATCATCCGGGCCAGGTAGTGCAGCGCGGCGTCGACGTCGGACCCGCGGATGGACTTGATGAACGCACTGATCACATCGTAGTGCTGGTCGCCGTCGCGGTCGTAGCGCACCGCCGCCTTGTCCACTGTGGACTCGACGATGGCGAGGTCGATCACCTTCGCCTCGGTGGCCGAGGCCGCGTCCGCCGCCGCTTCGAGCGCGGTCAGCGCGCGCCGCGCGTCCCCGCCCGCGAGCCGGACGAGGTGGGCGCGCGCGTCCTCGCTCAGCGTCAGCTCACCGCCGAGGCCGCGCTCGTCGGCCAGCGCGCGCTCCAGCAGCTGCGTGATGTCCTCGTCGGTCAGCGGGCGCAGCTGCAGCACCAGCGACCGCGACAGCAGCGGCGAGACGACCGAGAACGACGGGTTTTCGGTGGTCGCCGCGACCAGCAGCACGGTGCGGTCCTCGACCGCACCGAGCAGCGCGTCCTGCTGGGTCTTGGAGAAGCGGTGCACCTCGTCGATGAACAGCACGGTGTTTTCGGTGTTGTACTGGCGCCGCCGCCGGGCCTCCTCGATGACCCCGCGGACCTCCTTGACCCCGGCCGACAGCGCGGACATCGCGACGAACCGGCGGCCGGTGGCGATCGAGACGAGGTTGGCCAGGGTGGTCTTGCCGGTGCCGGGCGGGCCGTAGAGCAGCACGGACGCCGGGGCGGCCCCTTCGACCAGGCGCCGCAGCGGGGCGCCTTCGCGCAGCAGGTGCTGCTGGCCGACGACCTCGTCGAGCGAGCGCGGCCGCATCCGGACGGCCAGGGGCGAGCTCGCCGGGTCCGCCTGGGGTTCGCCCGCGTTCGACCCCGTCGGCGCCGGCGGGGGCGCCACATCGGCGTTCACGGTGAAGAGCTCGTCCTGTGCCACACCGATGACGTTAACCGACGGCACCGACAGGACCGCTTGCCGTGGCACCGGCGGCCGCGCTACCGTCGTGCTGACCGGTTGACCGAAAGTGCGATTCTGGTCAACAGGTCAAACGTTCAACGAATCCGCAGGTGGAACCGCATGAGTCATCCGAACCGCGAGCGCGCCGACCGCATCCTGGACGCGGCGGGCGAGCTGCTGCTGCGCATGGGCTACCGCAAGGTGGCGATCGACGACATCGCGCGCGCGGTCGGCATCGGCAAGGGCACCGTCTACCTGCACTGGCGAAACAAGGAACTGCTGTTCCAAGCGCTGATGATGCGCGAGTCGGCCGACTTGACCGACGAGATACTGGAGTCGATCAAGGCCGACCCGGCGATGATCCTGCCGCACCGGATGATCTCGTCGTCGTTCCTCGTCACGCACCGCCGTCCGCTGGTGATGGCGATGCTGCGCGGCAACGCCGAGATGTTCGGTTCGCTCGGCGACCTCGCCCTGCGCAAGCAGCAGGACGAGCTGCGCGGGCAGTTCGAGGACGCGATGCTCCGGCGCGGGCTGATCCGCGCGGACGTCCCGAACGTCAGCTACGCGCTGAACGCCGCGACGCTCGGCTTCTACCTCGGCGACACGCTGTCCGACGAGTTCGAGGGGATCGCCCTCGAGGAGAAGGCGGCCGTCCTCGCGCACATCGTCCGCACCGCGTTCGAACCGGCGGGGGAACCCGATCCCCGGGCGGTCGCGGACGTGGCGGCGGAACTGGGTTCGGCGCTCGAGGCGCTCGTTTCGGGCTACCGGAAAGGGATCTACGCACACGATCCCGCCAAGGCCCCCGGTGCGATCCCGGGGCCGCACAGGGGAAAGAAGGGGCGGACATGACCACCACACTCGCCGACACCTGGGGACTCCACGAATCCCAGTTCTGGCTGCGGGGGAAGCAGCCGGAGGCCCGGGTGCAGCACGCGCCCGAGCTCGGCTTCTGGAACGTCTACGGGCACCCGGAGGCCGAAGAGGTGCTCCGCGACCCGGCGACGTACTCCTCGGACACCACCCGGCTGGTGCCGCAGGAAATGATGAAGGACGCCGACCTGAAGGAAATGTCGGCGGGCAACCTGCTGCAGCTGGACCCGCCGCTGCACAACAAGATGCGCAAGCTCGTCAGCCGCGCGTTCACGCCGAAGGTCGTCGCCGACCTGGAACCGCGCATCGCCGCGGTGACCCACGAAATGCTCGACGCGGCCGGCGGCGACGGACGGCTCGAACTCGTCGAAGACCTGGCCTACCCGTTGCCGGTGATCGTGATCGCGGAGCTGCTGGGGGTCCCCGCGAGCGACCGGTACCTGTTCAAGGGCTGGGTAGACAAGCTGTTCGACTCCTCGGAACAGTTCTCGCTGAAGGAGCAGACCAAGTCCCAGGAGGAGTCGGTCCAGAAGTCCCTGGAGGGCCAGAAAGCGCTTGCCGAGTACCTCGCCTCGCACGTCGACGAGCGGCGCGAGCAGCCGCGGGACGACCTGCTGACGAAGCTCGTCGAGGCCGAGGTCGACGGGGAACGGCTGACGCGCAACGAAGTCGTCAACTTCGCGAACGTCCTGCTGCTGGCCGGGCACATCACCACCACGATGCTGCTCGGCAACGCGGTGCTGTGCCTGGACACGCACCCGGAGTGGGACCGGCGCGTCCGGGCGGACCGGGCGCTGCTGCCGTCGACGATCGAGGAGTCGCTGCGCTACCTCTCGCCGTTCGCGGCGGTGGCCCGCACCGCGACCCGCGAGGTCCAGCTGGGCGGGGTGACCGTGCCGCCGGACCAGATGCTGCTGGTGTGGGTGGCGGCCGCCAACCGGGACGAGCGGGTGTTCACCGACCCGGACGCGTTCAACCCGCTGCGCGACCCGAACCCGCACCTGGCGTTCGGCCGCGGGATCCACTTCTGCATCGGCGCGCCGCTGGCCCGGCTCGAGGGCCGCGTGGCGCTGAACATCCTGTTCGACCGCTACCCGGCGCTGCGCACGATCCCGGGTGAGCCGCCGAAGTTCCAGGTCAACCCGAACATGACCGGGGTGCGCGAGCTGCCCCTCTCGGTCGGGTAGCGCCGGTTGCGCCCTGGGCGAAAACCCTCGCCCGGGGCGCTGCCGTGCGGCGATGGTGGACCGATGACGGTGGCGGTGTTGTCCGACGTCCACGGGGTGCTGCCCGCGCTGGAGGCCGTCCTGGCCGAGCCGGACGTCGTGGCGGCGGACCGGATCGTGCTGCTCGGCGACGCGCTCGCCGGGCCGATGCCGGTGGAGACCCTGTCGCGCCTGGAATCGCTCGGCCCGCGGGCGGTGTGGGTGCGCGGCAACGCCGACCGCGAGCTGGCGGCGTCCGCGCGCGGAGCCGGCGACTTCGTCCCGGACCCGATCTTCCCGTGGGCGGCGAAGCAGCTGCGTCCCGGCGATCTGCCGTTCCTGGACGCCCTTCCCCTGACGGTGACGCTGGACGGCGTCCTGTTCTGCCACGCGACCCCGCGCGACGACGCGGAAATCGTGCTCGTCGACAGCCCGCTCGAACGCTGGGCGGAGGTCCTCGACGGCGTCACGGCCCGCACGGTGGTCTGCGGCCACACACACATGCCGTTCGTGCGGCTGGCCGACCGGCGGCTGATCGTCAACCCGGGCAGCGTCGGAATGCCCTACGGGGCAAGGGGTGCGCACTGGGCGCTGCTCGGCGATGGCGTCGAGCTGCGGCGCACGGAGTACGACGTCGAAGCGGCGTGCCGGTTCCTCGCGGAGCACTGCGCGTACCCGGCCATCGAGGAGTGGGCGGACTTCTTCGTCCGCGATCCGGCTTCGGACGCGGAAGCGCTGCGGGTGTTCAGCGGGCGCGGAACGAGTTCCACATGATGACCGCGGCGTAGGGCAGGAACTCGCGGCCGCGGCGCCAGAGCCACGGGATCCCCTTGAGCACCAGCCACCCCACGTGCCCCGCAGCGCTGGGTTCGACGCCGCCGCTGCAGGTGAGGCTCACCGGTTCCGGCACGGCGAACCCGGCCCCGGCGAGCAGGCCGGTGAAGCCTTCGGCGAGCATGCGGTGACCGAGCTCGGACGGGTGCAGGCGATC encodes the following:
- a CDS encoding DUF948 domain-containing protein, whose translation is MSAGQIAALIAAGAFVVLVVLLAIPLIKLGKTLDAATEAIERTNSNTDPLLIGANQTITHVNTQLERVDGITSNAQAVTGNVSALTSVFTATLGGPLVKTAALSYGLSKAIRARKKKNALKAAKKAGK
- a CDS encoding NAD(P)-dependent oxidoreductase, encoding MSVAFLGTGIMGAPMAANIAKAGLDVRVWNRTRAKAEPLADVATVAGSAAEAAEGADILVTMLADGPAVAEAFEAASPASGTLWLQMSTVGLDWTDRLAAAAEKAGVVFVDAPVLGTRRPAEQAQLQVLASGPEEARPKATPVFDAVGIKTQWLGPAGGGSRLKLVMNAWVLALTNATAESLGLAKALGLDPALFLETISGGGLDVGYAHVKGGAMLAGDYPASFPAGLAAKDARLVVAAAGDDVDMAGARAVLAHLEAAVEAGHGDEDMAALYRAVLKER
- a CDS encoding VOC family protein, translated to MPATLQCIVLDCPEPVVLARFYQALAGGEVDRPDPRWRVDEDFATLHLDGLVLGFQRSFDYRPPRWPDPGFPQQFHLDFEVDDFRESHRRVLQHGGRLLDPDLGGRGWRVYADPAGHPFCLLGDY
- a CDS encoding metallophosphoesterase, which produces MTVAVLSDVHGVLPALEAVLAEPDVVAADRIVLLGDALAGPMPVETLSRLESLGPRAVWVRGNADRELAASARGAGDFVPDPIFPWAAKQLRPGDLPFLDALPLTVTLDGVLFCHATPRDDAEIVLVDSPLERWAEVLDGVTARTVVCGHTHMPFVRLADRRLIVNPGSVGMPYGARGAHWALLGDGVELRRTEYDVEAACRFLAEHCAYPAIEEWADFFVRDPASDAEALRVFSGRGTSST
- a CDS encoding cytochrome P450 is translated as MTTTLADTWGLHESQFWLRGKQPEARVQHAPELGFWNVYGHPEAEEVLRDPATYSSDTTRLVPQEMMKDADLKEMSAGNLLQLDPPLHNKMRKLVSRAFTPKVVADLEPRIAAVTHEMLDAAGGDGRLELVEDLAYPLPVIVIAELLGVPASDRYLFKGWVDKLFDSSEQFSLKEQTKSQEESVQKSLEGQKALAEYLASHVDERREQPRDDLLTKLVEAEVDGERLTRNEVVNFANVLLLAGHITTTMLLGNAVLCLDTHPEWDRRVRADRALLPSTIEESLRYLSPFAAVARTATREVQLGGVTVPPDQMLLVWVAAANRDERVFTDPDAFNPLRDPNPHLAFGRGIHFCIGAPLARLEGRVALNILFDRYPALRTIPGEPPKFQVNPNMTGVRELPLSVG
- the alaS gene encoding alanine--tRNA ligase, which translates into the protein MDTHEITDRFLRHFESKGHTRVPSAPLILDDPNLLFVNAGMVQFKPYFLGEAPPPYPRATSVQKCVRTPDIDEVGKTTRHNTFFQMAGNFSFGDYFKEGAIENAWELITKPQSEGGYGLDPDRIWATVYEDDSEAAGLWRKLTGLPGERIQSRDGKDNYWDMGVPGPGGPCSEIYYDRGPAYGREGGPVADEDRYIEIWNLVFMQDVRGELSPKLGHKPIGELPKKNIDTGMGVERVATILQGVENVYETDLVRPVIGRAEEFSGRRYGSNHADDVRFRVIADHARTGVLLIGDGVTPGNDGRGYVLRRLLRRIIRSSRLLGVHEPVLQSFASVVRDTMGPTYPELVSGFDRINEVVRIEEEAFLSTLTSGSRIFDMAAEETKRGGGDVLAGDKAFQLHDTYGFPIDLTLEMAAEQGLTVDEDGFRTLMNEQRTRAKADAAARKTGHGDLSEYRKVLEQHGETEFLGYTDLQAEAKVVALLEDGQPVRSVAAGKKAELVLDRTPFYAESGGQVADTGVLLGDGVELKVLDVQKIVPGLFVHRVEVVDGEVGLDSKVTGSVDAHRRLSIERSHSATHLVHAAVRGAYGKRAAQAGSLNSPGRMRFDFTTPGSVSADVLTEVEQEVNDYLQTNVEVNSFTTTKDKALELGAVALFGEKYGNDVRVVDMGEYSRELCGGTHVDRIGQLGLVKLVSDASIGSGVHRVEALVGTDALKYVRKEQLLVSQLANTFKVPSDQLPGRIDDVLTRLKNAEKEIAQLKTQQVLGSAGALVDKAQEIGGVTVVAEVVPDVDGNGLRALASDIRGRLGSRPGVVALFSPAGEKLSFVVATTKAAQDKGIAAGKLVPSFAGKIGGRGGGKPDMAQGGGTNPAGAAEAVTALRSAIAGIG
- a CDS encoding replication-associated recombination protein A, with product MAQDELFTVNADVAPPPAPTGSNAGEPQADPASSPLAVRMRPRSLDEVVGQQHLLREGAPLRRLVEGAAPASVLLYGPPGTGKTTLANLVSIATGRRFVAMSALSAGVKEVRGVIEEARRRRQYNTENTVLFIDEVHRFSKTQQDALLGAVEDRTVLLVAATTENPSFSVVSPLLSRSLVLQLRPLTDEDITQLLERALADERGLGGELTLSEDARAHLVRLAGGDARRALTALEAAADAASATEAKVIDLAIVESTVDKAAVRYDRDGDQHYDVISAFIKSIRGSDVDAALHYLARMIEAGEDPRFLARRLVVHASEDIGMADPTALQAAVAASHAVQFIGMPEGRLALAQATIHLATAPKSNAVITGIDAALADVRAGLAGTVPPHLRDGHYAGAKKLGNAQGYRYPHGVPEGVLAQQYPPDELVGRDYYEPTQRGAERTLAERVPKLRRTIRGEK
- a CDS encoding TetR/AcrR family transcriptional regulator produces the protein MSHPNRERADRILDAAGELLLRMGYRKVAIDDIARAVGIGKGTVYLHWRNKELLFQALMMRESADLTDEILESIKADPAMILPHRMISSSFLVTHRRPLVMAMLRGNAEMFGSLGDLALRKQQDELRGQFEDAMLRRGLIRADVPNVSYALNAATLGFYLGDTLSDEFEGIALEEKAAVLAHIVRTAFEPAGEPDPRAVADVAAELGSALEALVSGYRKGIYAHDPAKAPGAIPGPHRGKKGRT